One Benincasa hispida cultivar B227 chromosome 5, ASM972705v1, whole genome shotgun sequence genomic window carries:
- the LOC120078102 gene encoding zinc finger protein ZOP1, producing the protein MTEYWVSQGNKWCDFCKIFISNNPSTIRNHELGQRHKDNVAKKLANMRKENAAKDKEQKEAVRAIEQIEAKANRSYQKDIANLREAKDSHALPVNVQENGEEEWELDSTSGYYYNESNGFYYDSSSGFYYSDAIGKWVTQEEAHSSPQYFLNSKHKKPVLAKPSSASASAAIKDKNVDKGESGPPPGLVVSASLNPKRSVKGAPSSVAVGKRKRPDEKQKAISEEEKAALKAREAAKKRVEQREKPLLGLYKLP; encoded by the exons ATGACTGAG TATTGGGTTAGCCAAGGTAACAAATGGTGCGACTTCtgcaaaatatttatttcaaataatccTTCAACAATCCGAAATCATGAGCTCGGCCAACGTCATAAGGACAATGTTGCCAAAAAGCTTGCGAACATGAGAAAAGAGAATGCTGCCAAGGACAAAGAACAAAAGGAAGCAGTACGTGCCATTGAGCAGATTGAGGCA AAAGCCAATCGTAGTTATCAGAAGGACATAGCAAATTTGCGGGAAGCTAAAGATTCTCATGCACTTCCTGTTAATGTTCAAGAAAATGGTGAAGAGG AATGGGAGCTTGACAGCACTTCAGGCTATTATTATAACGAAAGCAACGGTTTTTACTATGATTCAAGTTCAGGCTTCTACTACTCCGATGCCATTG GCAAGTGGGTAACACAGGAAGAGGCACATTCTTCGCCTCAATACTTTTTGAACTCCAAACATAAGAAACCAGTTTTAGCGAAGCCATCATCAGCCTCCGCCAGTGCAGctataaaagacaaaaatgtgGATAAAGGGGAAAGTGGGCCTCCGCCTGGGTTAGTTGTTTCAGCTTCTTTAAACCCGAAGCGATCCGTTAAAGGTGCTCCTTCATCAGTTGCTGTTGGTAAGAGGAAGAGGCCAGATGAGAAGCAAAAGGCTATATCTGAAGAAGAAAAGGCTGCACTCAAAGCAAGGGAGGCTGCGAAGAAGAGGGTTGAACAAAGAGAGAAGCCACTCCTCGGCCTTTACAAATTGCCTTGA